One region of Cyanobium sp. M30B3 genomic DNA includes:
- the katG gene encoding catalase/peroxidase HPI: MTELGTCPFHHGAAPMAVAGRGPSPRDWWPQQLNLAILRQHCPASNPLGPQFDYAEAFRQLDYHALKRDLIALMTDSQEWWPADWGHYGGLFIRMAWHSAGTYRTADGRGGGGTGNQRFAPINSWPDNGNLDKARRLLWPIKQKYGNQISWADLMILAGNAALESMGLRTFGFGGGRADIWQPEEDIYWGNETTWLGDERYSGDRQLENPLAAVQMGLIYVNPEGPNGVPDPVASGRDVRETFARMAMNDEETVALTAGGHTFGKAHGAGSAELVGPPPEGAPLEAMSLGWANLHGSGKGADATTSGIEGAWKPNPTRWDMGYFDMLFGYEWELIKSPAGAWQWQAKDCREEHLIPDAHIPGLKHPPMMTTADLSLRFDPIYEPISRHFHQHPEAFADAFARAWFKLTHRDMGPKALYLGPEVPAEELIWQDPIPAVNHPLVDGAAIADLKARVAASGLSVAELVSTAWASASSYRGSDKRGGANGARVRLAPQKDWAVNQPEQLQRMLGVLEGIQQAFNASRSDGVRVSLADLIVLAGGVGVEQAAAAAGQPLEVPFSPGRMDANQEHTDATSFAVMEPQADGFRNWQKGPMSVSAEHLLIDRAQLLGLSAPEMTVLVGGLRVLGANTDASPHGVFTERPGVLSTDFFVNLLDMATTWSPVDESGELFEGRDRSSGALRWSGTRVDLVFGSNSQLRAIAEVYAQSDGAARFVCDFVSAWVKVMEADRFDSH, from the coding sequence ATGACCGAACTCGGCACGTGCCCCTTCCACCACGGCGCCGCCCCGATGGCGGTGGCGGGCCGCGGACCCTCGCCGCGCGACTGGTGGCCCCAGCAGCTCAACCTGGCGATCCTGCGCCAGCACTGCCCGGCCTCCAATCCCCTGGGGCCCCAGTTCGACTACGCCGAGGCCTTCCGCCAGCTCGACTACCACGCCCTCAAGCGCGACCTGATCGCCCTGATGACCGACTCCCAGGAGTGGTGGCCGGCCGACTGGGGCCACTACGGCGGCCTGTTCATCCGCATGGCCTGGCACAGCGCCGGCACCTACCGCACCGCCGATGGGCGCGGCGGCGGCGGCACCGGCAACCAGCGCTTTGCGCCGATCAACAGCTGGCCCGACAACGGCAACCTCGACAAGGCCCGCCGGCTGCTGTGGCCGATCAAGCAGAAGTACGGCAACCAGATCTCCTGGGCCGACCTGATGATCCTGGCCGGCAACGCCGCCCTCGAATCGATGGGGCTGCGCACCTTCGGCTTCGGCGGCGGCCGCGCTGACATCTGGCAGCCCGAGGAAGACATCTACTGGGGCAACGAGACCACCTGGCTGGGCGATGAGCGCTACAGCGGCGATCGCCAGCTGGAGAACCCACTGGCGGCGGTGCAGATGGGCCTGATCTACGTGAACCCCGAGGGCCCCAATGGCGTGCCCGATCCGGTGGCCTCCGGCCGCGACGTGCGCGAGACCTTCGCGCGCATGGCGATGAACGACGAGGAAACCGTGGCGCTCACCGCCGGCGGCCACACCTTCGGCAAGGCCCATGGCGCCGGCAGCGCCGAGCTGGTGGGTCCGCCGCCGGAGGGGGCGCCGCTGGAGGCGATGAGCCTGGGCTGGGCCAACCTCCACGGCAGCGGCAAGGGGGCCGATGCCACCACCAGCGGCATCGAGGGCGCCTGGAAACCCAACCCCACCCGCTGGGACATGGGCTACTTCGACATGCTGTTCGGCTACGAGTGGGAGCTGATCAAGAGCCCTGCCGGCGCCTGGCAGTGGCAGGCGAAGGACTGCCGCGAGGAGCACCTGATCCCCGACGCCCACATCCCCGGGCTCAAGCACCCGCCGATGATGACCACGGCGGATCTGTCGCTGCGCTTCGATCCGATCTACGAGCCGATCTCGCGCCACTTCCACCAGCACCCGGAGGCCTTCGCCGACGCCTTCGCCCGCGCCTGGTTCAAGCTCACCCACCGCGACATGGGGCCCAAAGCCCTCTACCTCGGCCCCGAAGTGCCCGCTGAGGAGCTGATCTGGCAAGACCCGATCCCGGCGGTGAACCATCCCCTGGTGGACGGGGCCGCCATCGCCGACCTCAAGGCGCGGGTGGCCGCCTCCGGGCTCAGCGTGGCGGAGCTGGTGAGCACCGCCTGGGCCTCGGCCTCCAGCTACCGCGGCTCCGACAAGCGTGGCGGCGCCAACGGCGCCCGGGTGCGCCTGGCGCCCCAGAAGGATTGGGCCGTGAACCAGCCCGAGCAGCTGCAGCGGATGCTGGGCGTGCTGGAGGGCATCCAGCAGGCGTTCAATGCCTCCCGCAGCGATGGGGTGCGGGTGTCGTTGGCGGATCTGATCGTGCTGGCCGGTGGCGTGGGGGTGGAGCAGGCCGCCGCCGCCGCCGGCCAGCCGCTGGAGGTGCCCTTCAGCCCGGGCCGGATGGATGCAAACCAGGAGCACACCGATGCCACCTCATTTGCGGTGATGGAGCCCCAGGCCGATGGCTTCCGCAACTGGCAGAAGGGGCCGATGAGCGTGAGCGCCGAGCACCTGCTGATCGACCGCGCCCAGCTGCTGGGGCTGAGCGCCCCGGAAATGACCGTGCTGGTGGGGGGCCTGCGGGTGCTGGGGGCCAACACCGATGCCAGCCCCCATGGGGTGTTCACCGAGCGGCCGGGGGTGCTGAGCACCGACTTCTTCGTGAACCTGCTCGACATGGCCACCACCTGGAGCCCGGTCGATGAGAGCGGCGAGCTGTTTGAGGGCCGCGACCGCAGCAGCGGTGCCCTGCGCTGGAGCGGCACCCGGGTGGATCTGGTGTTCGGCTCCAACTCCCAGCTGCGGGCCATCGCCGAGGTGTATGCCCAGAGCGACGGCGCCGCGCGCTTTGTGTGCGACTTCGTGAGCGCCTGGGTGAAGGTGATGGAGGCCGACCGCTTCGACAGTCATTGA
- a CDS encoding DUF1576 domain-containing protein encodes MAAPAAAPRDKQDILILAIVAGYAVAFILTGVAWADHKTVLNGITAILSSRDTLLTDYFGIAGIGASLVHTGILTLLACATYYQTQARITGASLACLFLLLGFGLFGKNLLNVWFIVIGVWSYARYRREPFRDHINTAFFGAALAPVVTEIMFSSTLSASFRVPLALVVGLVISFSLPAVAAHLFQAHQGYSLYNVGFCAGVIGILVVAILTSYGLVPEPVFIWTSGDNLRMGSMMGLMFSSLMTLGLGLDRRAMAKLGTLRRCTGQAPSDFIALAGLGATLVNIGLIGLIALVYILAIGGDVNGPVMAGCLSVAGFGAFGKHPFNITPVMLGVVLGSLGKPWGLNDPAIQLAALFSTNLAPIAGQFGWRWGTVAGFIHSSVALSVVGVHGGLNLYNNGFAAGLVACVLVPVIRSMKEGGSGREES; translated from the coding sequence ATGGCAGCGCCGGCAGCAGCGCCAAGAGACAAGCAAGACATCCTGATTCTGGCAATTGTGGCCGGCTATGCAGTGGCGTTCATCCTTACAGGCGTCGCCTGGGCTGATCACAAAACAGTCCTCAATGGCATTACCGCCATCCTCAGCTCGCGCGATACTCTGCTAACCGATTATTTTGGAATTGCCGGTATTGGCGCCAGTCTTGTGCATACGGGCATCCTCACGTTGCTGGCTTGCGCAACCTACTACCAAACGCAAGCTCGGATCACAGGTGCGTCGCTGGCCTGTCTCTTCCTGTTGCTGGGCTTTGGTTTGTTTGGCAAGAACTTGTTGAATGTATGGTTCATCGTGATAGGGGTATGGAGCTACGCACGCTATCGAAGAGAACCTTTCAGAGATCATATCAATACTGCGTTCTTTGGCGCCGCCTTGGCTCCTGTGGTCACCGAGATCATGTTCAGTTCCACGCTATCCGCCTCCTTTCGGGTGCCGCTTGCACTGGTGGTGGGTCTGGTGATCAGCTTTAGCCTCCCAGCAGTGGCAGCCCATCTCTTCCAAGCCCATCAAGGCTATTCGCTGTACAACGTGGGCTTCTGCGCCGGTGTGATCGGCATCCTGGTTGTGGCGATCCTCACCTCCTATGGGCTCGTACCTGAACCCGTCTTCATCTGGACAAGTGGTGACAACCTGCGCATGGGCAGCATGATGGGCTTGATGTTCAGCTCACTGATGACGCTGGGCCTGGGCCTGGACAGGCGAGCCATGGCGAAATTGGGCACACTCCGGCGCTGCACCGGCCAAGCACCCAGCGATTTCATCGCCCTGGCCGGACTGGGTGCCACACTGGTGAACATCGGGCTGATCGGGTTAATCGCCCTCGTTTATATTCTGGCTATCGGCGGTGATGTCAATGGACCTGTGATGGCAGGATGTCTTTCAGTGGCAGGTTTTGGCGCCTTCGGCAAGCACCCCTTCAACATCACACCTGTGATGCTCGGTGTGGTGCTGGGTTCCCTGGGCAAGCCATGGGGGCTCAATGATCCAGCGATTCAGCTGGCGGCACTGTTCTCAACCAATCTGGCCCCAATCGCTGGACAGTTCGGCTGGCGTTGGGGAACAGTGGCCGGCTTCATTCATTCATCTGTGGCGCTGTCGGTGGTGGGCGTGCACGGAGGGCTCAATCTCTATAACAACGGTTTTGCCGCTGGGCTGGTGGCCTGCGTGCTGGTGCCAGTGATCCGCTCCATGAAGGAAGGCGGCAGCGGCAGAGAAGAGTCCTGA
- a CDS encoding Na/Pi symporter: protein MHATSEQSLHDPGRSNWLQWLAIVLLVYLLMVAVGVLSQGFRAISGGSDGAEAIFEFANNPLVAVILGVLATALVQSSSAVTSVIVGLVGGGLPIAIAIPMIMGSNMGTTVTNTLAAMGSVNDGEAFNRSFSAATVHDFFNLFTILIFLPLELLFHPLELMSGLLARLFQGSEDVSVSQFDFIRALTRPLINQIRDLIRLLPGGVDGVVMILVGIAAVLGVIYGLNQLLAQVVTGRAHRLFNAAIGRNKALAMLSGLITTLIVQSSTLTTVLIVPMAGAGIFTLAQVYPFTLGANIGTPITALMSATAITGPYQIVALQVAIVHFLYNGLGVALFAAIPPLYRLPMRSAQALADGARRSPLVVPGYILGVFFVIPGLVFAGQSIFDFKSAPVVEAESNKAVYGPLQKRVEASLPVN, encoded by the coding sequence ATGCATGCAACCAGCGAACAGAGCTTGCATGATCCAGGCCGATCAAATTGGTTGCAATGGCTAGCCATTGTTTTGTTGGTGTATCTTCTGATGGTGGCGGTTGGGGTTCTCAGCCAAGGCTTCAGAGCTATTTCCGGTGGCTCCGATGGTGCAGAGGCAATCTTTGAGTTTGCCAATAATCCTTTGGTGGCAGTGATCCTGGGCGTTTTGGCAACCGCTTTGGTGCAATCATCCAGTGCCGTGACTTCAGTGATTGTTGGCCTGGTGGGGGGCGGATTGCCGATTGCCATCGCCATCCCGATGATCATGGGCTCCAACATGGGTACAACTGTTACCAATACCTTGGCCGCCATGGGAAGTGTGAATGATGGCGAAGCGTTCAATCGTTCTTTCTCAGCTGCAACCGTTCATGATTTTTTTAATCTGTTTACGATTTTAATCTTCCTGCCGTTGGAGTTGTTGTTCCACCCGCTGGAGCTGATGTCGGGTTTGCTGGCACGGTTATTTCAGGGCTCAGAGGACGTATCCGTCTCTCAATTTGACTTCATCCGTGCACTGACGCGACCACTGATCAATCAAATTCGCGACCTGATTCGTCTCTTGCCTGGTGGTGTTGATGGTGTGGTCATGATTTTGGTTGGCATTGCGGCTGTGCTGGGGGTGATTTATGGCCTTAATCAGCTGTTGGCCCAGGTTGTCACTGGCCGGGCTCACCGTCTCTTCAACGCAGCCATTGGCAGAAATAAGGCGTTGGCCATGTTGTCTGGTTTGATCACCACGTTGATTGTCCAGTCATCAACCCTCACGACGGTTCTGATTGTGCCCATGGCTGGTGCAGGGATCTTTACCCTGGCGCAAGTCTATCCATTCACTCTGGGTGCCAATATTGGTACGCCGATCACAGCGCTGATGTCGGCCACAGCGATTACCGGGCCCTATCAAATCGTTGCCCTTCAAGTGGCCATCGTTCACTTTCTCTACAATGGCTTGGGGGTGGCACTCTTCGCTGCGATTCCTCCCCTGTATCGGTTGCCGATGCGATCAGCTCAGGCTTTGGCCGATGGCGCCAGGCGTTCCCCTCTGGTTGTACCCGGGTACATTCTTGGTGTTTTCTTCGTGATCCCCGGCCTTGTTTTCGCAGGCCAGTCGATCTTCGACTTCAAGAGCGCTCCGGTCGTCGAAGCTGAGTCGAATAAGGCCGTCTATGGCCCTCTTCAAAAGAGAGTGGAGGCTAGCTTGCCTGTGAATTAA